A window of Ptychodera flava strain L36383 chromosome 1, AS_Pfla_20210202, whole genome shotgun sequence contains these coding sequences:
- the LOC139131327 gene encoding uncharacterized protein, with the protein MELGSDSDLKYSDVDVIGTKFSVAYCDIGPKDGPVAVFIHGSPATYRAFKKLFHPLTENGIRMIMPNFPGMGYTKLDDKGIYNFSSYQKAEIIKAFLRTIGIKRVDTLVGFSLGGHIVLRVCSDEKFDCVKSVTLLSSPGGSVHRLVRPLFMARIAGRLLYWLMHIPLIGYFVLHIFKYFYALLDLRGKTLESNIYSAYEGAQLDFELCQRDLISVSQRRLPVLMFHADDDPIVERRLQKRTWRY; encoded by the exons ATGGAACTCGGCTCCGACAGTGATCTGAAATACTCCGACGTCGATGTTATAGGAACGAAATTTTCCGTGGCATACTGTGACATCGGTCCAAAGGATGGCCCGGTCGCGGTTTTCATTCACGGTTCACCAGCTACGTACAGGGCGTTCAAGAAACTGTTTCATCCTCTGACTGAGAACGGTATCAGGATGATTATGCCAAACTTTCCTG GAATGGGTTACACAAAGCTCGATGACAAGGGCATTTACAATTTTTCTAGCTACCAAAAAGCTGAAATCATTAAAGCTTTCCTCAGAACCATTGGAATTAAAAG AGTGGATACATTAGTTGGATTTTCATTGGGAGGACACATCGTACTCAGAGTATGCAGCGATGAGAAGTTTGACTGTGTAAAATCAGTCACGTTGCTATCAAGTCCTGGAGGCAGTGTACATAG gttGGTAAGGCCATTGTTTATGGCTAGGATTGCTGGACGCTTACTCTATTGGTTAATGCATATACCTCTCATAGGATACTTTGTGTTACACATATTCAAGTACTTCTATGCTCTCCTTGATCTCAGAGGTAAAACATTAGAATCCAACATTTACAGCGCTTATGAGGGCGCACAGCTGGATTTTGAACTG TGCCAAAGAGATTTAATTTCAGTGAGTCAAAGAAGATTGCCAGTACTTATGTTTCATGCAGATGATGATCCTATCGTTGAAAGGAGATTGCAAAAGAGAACATGGAGATACTGA
- the LOC139131318 gene encoding uncharacterized protein, translated as MSMVVRTCTTRTLAHLKIPGRHPNCVVTKVGQLRTILCRPFIRGATTNHGATRRTDQRSCTKSVVVHPKTTSVVISRCLCTEGQGTRPELPTSNVTFKSCGVTYDATYADAGDPKGPVIACLHGSPASHKDFATISPHLLSAGVRLIAPNFPECGYCNAIDGDSYNFSVEHKATFLKDFFGAIGVNRISVLVAHSASGPTAGQFCADTDLVQSVAFLSAVNLRPHSMVRSAGRIVHLSSWLMRNAIVGKVMRRVLPSIAVIVTRFEVNDTSYMIGMLHEMAAINWMKTRANLEMVHKSSLPVLVVASEVDRLVDIEIAKEKMELFNLDKTKDVLYIDSDGVYTRDRIDGM; from the exons ATGTCGATGGTTGTGCGGACTTGTACTACACGTACCCTAGCCCATTTGAAAATCCCTGGGCGACATCCCAACTGTGTCGTAACCAAAGTGGGTCAGCTGAGAACGATCCTTTGTCGGCCATTCATCAGAGGTGCGACGACGAACCATGGAGCTACAAGACGGACGGACCAAAGATCATGTACAAAAAGTGTTGTGGTGCATCCAAAGACGACCTCTGTCGTTATTTCGCGGTGTTTGTGTACGGAAGGCCAAGGAACAAGACCGGAACTTCCAACCTCAAACGTGACATTCAAAAGCTGCGGGGTCACGTACGATGCAACATACGCTGATGCCGGAGACCCCAAAGGCCCTGTTATTGCTTGCCTTCATGGATCACCCGCTTCACACAAAGATTTTGCGACAATTTCTCCACATTTGCTTTCAGCTGGTGTTCGACTGATTGCTCCAAATTTTCCAG AGTGTGGATACTGCAATGCTATCGATGGAGACTCCTACAATTTCAGTGTAGAGCACAAAGCCACGTTTCTCAAGGATTTCTTTGGTGCTATTGGTGTTAATAG AATATCTGTACTTGTAGCACACAGTGCGTCCGGCCCAACAGCTGGCCAGTTCTGTGCAGACACTGATCTTGTTCAATCTGTTGCATTTTTATCAGCTGTTAATCTACGCCCTC acagcATGGTGAGATCTGCAGGTCGCATCGTGCATTTAAGTTCATGGCTTATGAGAAATGCTATTGTTGGGAAAGTGATGAGAAGAGTGTTACCGTCCATTGCAGTAATCGTGACCCGCTTTGAAGTGAATGATACCAGCTACATGATCGGCATGCTACATGAAATGGCAGCCATCAACTGGATGAAG ACCAGAGCAAATCTCGAAATGGTGCACAAATCATCATTACCTGTCCTGGTGGTTGCCAGTGAAGTGGACAGACTAGTTGACATTGAAATTGCCAAGGAGAAAATGGAACTCTTCAATCTAGACAAGACAAAAGACGTTTTGTACATAGACAGCGATGGAGTTTATACAAGGGACAGAATAGACGGTATGTAA